Proteins found in one Sorghum bicolor cultivar BTx623 chromosome 1, Sorghum_bicolor_NCBIv3, whole genome shotgun sequence genomic segment:
- the LOC8059229 gene encoding pentatricopeptide repeat-containing protein At5g52850, chloroplastic, which produces MPWQPSPLFAVFRQQRLASSWAAAVAGHARSGRHAAALTVFRRVLRAHPAVATSDHFAYAALLRCRDRRLAYQIHAQVCRRGLAASNPVLACSLLVFYDDCEDWSSATRVFAEMPRPDAVSYTAMISALLRAGDCHGALALYPCMLPLCAPTQHTFSKLLAPCASMRLHRHGTQLHAQLLRWGCWGPHLGLVLKTALVHMYATCGAMVSARAVLHATPETDVVLWTAIITAYTRRGQLQPAMLAFRDMERSAVPPNAFTYAALIAACSADHSLQIGQQLHARLFKSCLEHDTSACNALLDLYSKSSARPLDLLHAFHAVDRPNVVTWTSFIAGLMRHGREQEAFAAFAHMRATGVQPNSFTLSTLLKGCTTAHACLHAAKIHAYVLKTSSESLDAAVGNSLVHVYARSERLDDAWEVATTMSFVRDRFTYTSLAKGLNQIGLHHRALDLILRMFHEEVSIDGFSLACFLSAAATLASIESGKQLHCCAVKLGLSGQVSLSNSLINMYSRCKCLEDAKRAFQSIREPSVGSWNAIISGMAFNASYTEALSVFEDMILAGAQPDGVTFTVVLSTCSRGGLVDIGIKHFNSMTNLFDVSPQKSHYTWFLDMLGRAGRFTEVAHTIEAMPVQPDISIYRTLLAYCKLHNAQVVGEYIAKKALELDPSDSLLRNMLSGISLDTRSR; this is translated from the coding sequence ATGCCATGGCAGCCATCGCCGCTCTTCGCCGTCTTCCGCCAACAACGCCTCGCTTCCTCCTGGGCTGCCGCCGTCGCTGGCCACGCGCGCTCCGGTCGCCACGCCGCCGCGCTTACCGTCTTCCGCCGCGTCCTCCGAGCCCACCCCGCCGTCGCTACCTCCGACCACTTCGCCTATGCCGCCCTGCTCCGCTGCCGCGACCGCCGCCTCGCCTACCAGATACACGCCCAGGTGTGCCGTCGTGGGCTGGCCGCCTCCAACCCGGTCCTCGCTTGCTCTCTCCTTGTCTTCTACGACGACTGTGAGGACTGGAGCAGCGCCACCAGGGTGTTCGCCGAAATGCCGCGCCCAGACGCCGTCTCTTACACCGCCATGATCTCCGCCCTCCTCCGCGCAGGGGACTGCCACGGGGCGCTCGCGCTCTACCCGTGCATGCTCCCACTTTGCGCGCCCACCCAGCACACCTTCTCCAAGCTGCTCGCCCCCTGCGCCTCCATGCGCTTGCACCGCCACGGTACCCAGCTCCACGCGCAGCTCCTCCGCTGGGGTTGCTGGGGCCCCCACCTCGGCCTGGTCCTCAAGACCGCGCTCGTCCACATGTACGCCACTTGCGGCGCCATGGTCTCTGCACGCGCCGTGCTCCACGCCACTCCCGAAACCGACGTCGTGCTCTGGACGGCAATTATCACCGCCTACACGCGCCGTGGCCAGCTCCAGCCTGCTATGCTGGCGTTCCGTGACATGGAACGCTCCGCGGTGCCTCCCAATGCCTTCACCTACGCAGCGCTCATTGCTGCCTGCTCCGCGGACCACTCGCTGCAGATCGGACAGCAGCTCCATGCCCGCCTCTTCAAGTCCTGTCTGGAGCACGATACCTCTGCTTGCAATGCGCTCCTCGACTTGTACAGCAAGTCCTCCGCACGTCCCCTCGACTTACTGCATGCTTTCCATGCGGTTGACAGGCCCAATGTGGTGACCTGGACTTCCTTCATCGCTGGACTCATGCGCCATGGCAGAGAACAAGAGGCGTTTGCGGCATTTGCTCATATGCGGGCTACCGGGGTGCAGCCCAACTCCTTCACCCTGTCTACTCTTCTGAAAGGCTGCACCACTGCACATGCATGTCTGCACGCTGCAAAGATCCATGCCTATGTGCTCAAGACCAGCTCTGAGTCATTGGACGCGGCTGTTGGGAACTCGTTGGTTCATGTGTATGCAAGGTCTGAAAGACTGGATGACGCGTGGGAGGTGGCTACCACAATGTCCTTCGTGAGGGACAGATTCACATACACGAGCCTGGCCAAAGGGCTGAATCAGATCGGGCTTCACCACAGGGCACTCGACTTGATACTTCGCATGTTCCACGAGGAGGTTAGTATCGATGGTTTCAGCCTAGCTTGCTTCCTTTCTGCTGCTGCGACATTGGCATCCATAGAGTCCGGGAAGCAGCTGCACTGCTGTGCAGTGAAATTGGGATTGAGCGGTCAGGTATCTCTCTCCAACAGCCTTATAAACATGTACAGCAGGTGCAAGTGTCTGGAGGATGCTAAGCGTGCTTTCCAGTCAATCAGGGAACCCAGTGTCGGGTCGTGGAATGCTATAATCTCTGGGATGGCATTCAACGCTTCGTACACTGAAGCGTTGTCAGTTTTTGAAGACATGATTTTGGCTGGAGCTCAACCTGATGGGGTCACTTTCACAGTTGTGCTTTCCACCTGCAGCCGTGGTGGCTTAGTTGACATTGGCATCAAACATTTCAACTCTATGACGAATTTGTTTGATGTTTCCCCACAAAAGAGCCACTACACATGGTTCCTGGATATGCTAGGACGAGCAGGCCGCTTTACAGAGGTGGCACACACCATCGAGGCCATGCCCGTCCAGCCAGACATATCAATTTACAGGACCCTGCTGGCATATTGCAAGCTCCACAATGCACAGGTGGTTGGTGAATATATTGCCAAGAAGGCACTAGAGTTGGATCCATCAGATTCACTCTTACGGAATATGCTTTCAGGCATCTCCTTGGATACAAGATCACGGTGA
- the LOC8061368 gene encoding rhodanese-like domain-containing protein 8, chloroplastic yields the protein MAASAVHHNCHRLLALPTPSRHPRLSFSPRPAGLRSFFSAPGCRLGTHAVALAEPELMPPEEEEDGDDDARFVVVTFYKFVPLEDPHAEVVRHLNFLQGRDIHGRIYLNEQGINAQYSGPHKDAVAYADWVKEHHRFSDMLVQTSPSVTGHAFPRLKLRYKPSLVQLEGGSLHLPLLDPNMRATPLTPSEWKGRLEARICLDVSSSETSRRGLLLLDVRNDYEWDIGHFEGAQRPNVDCFRSTSFGLSGEMEDPSDPLNGIDKERTDVLMYCTGGIRCDVYSTILRKKGFRNLYTLEGGVSNYLKAEGPAGWVGNLFVFDGRLSLPPATFRPSEEEEEHRRWVACCYACGSEVVELRHRNCANIDCNRLYLCCGWCAEELRGCCCSDCKVAPRLRPLLPGHQRYLKWHVYRDGR from the exons ATGGCGGCGTCCGCCGTCCACCACAACTGCCACCGCCTCCTCGCGCTCCCCACTCCGTCTCGCCACCCCCGCCTCTCCTTCTCGCCGCGCCCAGCCGGCCTCCGTTCCTTCTTCTCGGCTCCCGGTTGCCGCCTCGGCACGCATGCCGTTGCGCTTGCAGAGCCAGAGTTGATGCccccagaggaggaggaggacggcgacgacgacgcccGGTTCGTCGTGGTGACCTTCTACAAATTCGTACCCCTCGAGGACCCCCACGCCGAGGTCGTCAGACACCTCAACTTCctccag GGACGCGACATACATGGTCGCATTTACTTGAATGAGCAGGGAATCAATGCTCAG TACAGTGGACCTCACAAAGATGCAGTGGCCTATGCAGACTGGGTTAAGGAACACCATCGGTTTTCTGATATGCTTGTTCAAACCTCACCATCTGTAACTGGGCATGCCTTCCCTCGGCTGAAACTACGGTACAAACCATCACTTGTTCAG TTAGAAGGAGGTAGTTTGCATCTTCCGTTGCTGGACCCTAACATGCGTGCGACGCCATTGACTCCGTCAGAGTGGAAGGGAAGACTTGAAGCTAGGATATGCCTTGATGTGTCCTCAAGCGAAACATCTAGAAGGGGGCTTTTGCTGCTTGACGTGAGGAATG ACTATGAATGGGATATTGGGCATTTTGAAGGTGCCCAGCGGCCTAATGTGGACTGCTTCAGAAGCACTTCCTTTGGGCTCTCGGGAGAG ATGGAGGACCCTTCGGATCCTCTAAATGGCATAGACAAAGAGAGGACAGATGTACTAATGTACTGCACCGGGGGGATAAGGTGTGACGTATATTCAACAATTCTTAG GAAGAAGGGGTTTCGGAATCTGTATACACTGGAGGGAGGAGTGTCGAACTATCTCAAGGCGGAGGGGCCAGCGGGGTGGGTGGGGAATCTCTTCGTCTTCGATGGTCGGCTTTCGCTGCCACCGGCGACATTCAGGCCGTcggaagaagaggaagagcaTAGGAGGTGGGTTGCATGCTGCTACGCGTGCGGATCAGAGGTGGTGGAGCTGCGGCATCGCAACTGCGCCAACATCGACTGCAACCGCCTTTATCT GTGCTGCGGTTGGTGTGCGGAGGAGCtgcgcggctgctgctgctccgaCTGCAAGGTCGCCCCGCGGCTGCGGCCGCTCCTGCCAGGCCACCAGAGATACTTGAAATGGCATGTCTACCGCGACGGACGATGA